The sequence CCGCTGGGCCCTTTTAGGGTGTGGATGTGCCTCGAGATGGATCTAGACACCAGAACGCTTAGGCGAGAGAGAAAATAGTCGTAGAACAGTGAGCGGGCTTAAGGGTATAATGTGGTGCTTGCTCCCCAGCCCCTGAGCAAAACTTGGCGACTTGGTTGGCATAGCAATTTGGTTGACATGTTTTGTTTGTGTATGAATAGAGAAGGGACAAAAGAGTAACTTAGGATATAATTTATTTAGCTTTTCGATGTTCCATGCGTTGGATAAGAGATTGCCGTTGTCATCCTTGAGTCGGTACATTCCTGAGCGTAGGACTTCAACGACGATGAACAGTCCCTCCCATGGTGGGGAGAGCCTGTGCTCATCCTGGGTGGTCATGatgacaaaatgctgatttctaaagcataaaatgaagacctttgaatgcattattttcaaaatccactcaaagctcgggggctacacccattgggtgcacctttggtgcacctaatagatttttagtcccatGAAGATAAAATGCTTATTTCTGAAGCATAAGATGatgacaaaatgctgatttctaaagcataagatgaagacctttgaatggattattttcaaaatccACTCATAGCTCGGGGCTACACCCAtttggtgcaccttcggtgcacccaataaatTTTTAGTCCCATGAAGATAAAATGcttatttctaaagcataagatgatgacaaaatgctgatttctaaagcataagatgaagacctttgaatggattattttcaaaatccACTCAATGCTCAGGGACTACACCCAATGAGTGCACCCCTTCGGTGCACCCATCGGCAAAATAGAAACCATGTCATACAACGAACCCatgagctggacctagaatctttgggctgattatttcaaaatcagctCAAagtttgggggcttgtgggggatagatatcccctgggtccactagaaggcaagaaggcctcgcgcgGGCCCTTGGGCCAGTTACCtcacaaggccatcccttcgtgggccgggCTAGAATTACTGGTGGAACGGGCCGACCTAAGATAGCAACAGATTTAGGCCCAGGCAACCCGTCAACTTGTGCGCTATCCATAGCAACCGCCCGACTTTCTCGCGCATGGCGTCCTTGAATATCGGGGCGGATTAGGGATAAGTCGGCAATATTGTAGGAAgatcagttcagtcggttcactattatttaggagacatgtgacacggtcgagtatataaggctcagggggtaccccatcatttccatcgactatctacctatctcattagcttttctccattcaggagacttcacttgtaacccaccacataaagatccactccaggaagtagggtattatgcctctctaagcggcccgaacctgtagaaaattgacTGTCCCTCTCTcatgcatctagcacgaaccattgagctataaTCGACAACACCTTCCTACCCAAAAGCATcgcaaggggtaaccctgggtgtgagGTCAGACTCTAAACACCGATAAGACCCTTTGAAGGGTACGATCCAACTAGGCTCCGTGGCGAGAATGGAGGCTGCGAACGTGCTGGTAATAGCCGTTGGGGGAGGTCCCTTCCTGAAGTACGGATGGTTATAGGGACCCGATCCTCGATTTCACATGGGGAATTTCTCTATTAGGGAACGAGTATGAGGCTAATTTAGTCCCAACGGGGATCAAAACAAGAAAAATTTGGTCCCTATCGGGTTCGCGGGAAACCATACCCATTCTCGTTCCCTGCAACTTCTATTGCATAAAATAGTATATTGACATGTGAAAATTTTATTAAAATTAATATATAACCAATTATAAAATAGCAAACTAAACTTTAAAGTAAATCTCTCTTATAATTTAAAATATTGTTTATTCAATTTATATTGATTTGGTATAAATTTGCCTTTAAATATAGCATTTCTTAACAGGGATAGAATCCTCGCGAAGATAAATTCCTAGACGAGGATGTAGATAGGAGAAAAAACTTTCCCGTGAACATTCGTTGGGATAGGGACGAAGAATTTTCCATTGTCATTTCTATCTAAAGGCCAGCATGCTATGGTAGGGACATTAACCACACATAATGATAACTCtgtaagggcatgtacaacctagatACTATATTATAATTTTTCAAGCACTAGATACACCTAAGAAACCTCTTTTTATGTACAACCCAATATATTTAAGCCTTGTAtcttactccctccgtcccagtaTATAAGACATAACCACCTCTAgttcaaagaccaagaaatgaATTTAATTCTCTTTATGCCACTGCATCGATGCATGTGAGTCTAGAGAGAGCACACGTAATATTATGGGACAAGAATAAAAAGTGATTACGCCTTATATTATGGGATGGAGGGAGTATTTACTAGAACTTTTCAAGATACAATTGTAAGTGTAACTGTAGCTAGACTAGAGAATCGTGCTAGAGACGTTCCTTCACTAAGATATCGTCTCTTGTGTTTTTTTGCACCTACTCATTTAATACCCTTAAGATATATGACATTTATGTGGGTTGTACATACCCTAATGGGATCTTATCATCTTAAACCACCTCGAGGTTGAGAGCCCACATTGTCCGTTCTTTCTATGCATGTTTGTTTTTCTTGTGGCGCTTAGAATAACCGTACTCAGGGCGCTGACCTTATGTATATACTACCTCCATTCACAAATATATGACACTATTGATTTTTTTTCGAAAGCTTTGACTACTCTTcttatttataatatttattcaaaaatataaaattttaagttAAGTATAAACTACATTAAGtgacaaaacaaataaataataaataataagttattattattattttgaataagacgagttgtcaaatatttttaaaaagtcaattatatatatatatatatatatatatatgaacggAGAAAGTATTTGCTAGTTAGAATAAAACTGCAATAGTGTGGTACCTCCACGTGCAGGGTTGCAGGTGAGCATGAATTATGGCAGCAGCACACCGCGTAGGCTTGCCGCAGTGCCCGAAAGCGTCGAGCTCGACAGCTTCGCAACGTCACTGCTGTGGCAAAGCAGCTACCGCGACACAATCCGGAGTGTCTCCATCGGCGCGGGCAGGTCGGCACGCTTCTACCCGCGGAGCGACGGGGATGCTGAGAGAGCGAGTAGCTTTTCGTCGAGCGCCAGCTCGACCTCCTTACTTGCTGCATCGTACTCTGGCTCGGGGCTCTCCTCCACCGACGGCATGTCGTCCTTTCGCGGCTGGGGGACTGCAGGCTTCAATGGCGTCCACGAGCTCCGGGGGATCGCGCTCCAGATGCTCAACGACGGTTACATCCGAGGCATCATCCAAGCGTTTAGTGGCGGCTCGTCAGTGGAGGCGAACGGCGGAGGCCCTGACCACGAAAAGCTCATCGTGGAGAGGTGGTTATCGGAGCTAGACGTGGAATGGATCCTCCATTTAGGAGCGAATTCAGCAGTGGGCCAGGGGTGGTCGGAGTCCCCATCCATTTTTATGGAAGAAGGGGCGGAAAGAAGAAGGGGAGCTATAATGGCAAGAGAGATGGAGGACGAGGAGCCTCTTCTAGGCTCTCCGACGACTTCGTCCACCCTCCACACGGGGGAAGGGAAAGGAGAAGACATGGTTCAGTTGCACCTGGACCTGGACCTGGACCTGGAATCCCTCCGAGATTTGATGGAGAGGTGGATCCGAGCCCTCCTGGTCATGGTGCACGTGCTCTTCATCACGTATCTGGAGCTCCGCGCCAAGAGGTCGACCGTCGGCGGTGTCAGGACTGTCAGGAAGACCATCCGATACATCCAGATGCTTATCGGCGTGGCAACGCCGGGAGCTACCGGCGAAACAGCAAGCAGCCAGGAGGAGGAGGTGACACTGTTCGCCCGATTCGCCGAGGTGAGCGTTCTCAGGATGCTGACCTTCGTCGACGCCGTGTGCCATGCCGTACCCACCTACTATTGGGCGCCGGAGGCGCTCCCGGGGATGCTGCAGGTGTACGCCTGCGTCGCTGATGCCTCGCCGACAGTCTTGGCTTTGTTCAAACAAGCCGCAAGCAGCACCACCGTGTTCGAAGGCATGAATGCTGCCTTCCTGAGGAAGAGAACGAACCTAAGTAACACCATATGGAGCTTGATGGGCATGGTCAGAGCTTCTTTCTTCACGGAGGATTGCTGTCGAATCTCGCTAGAGTCCAGTGGGCCTGGAGTTCATGAGACCACCAGGCTGATGATGAACTACATCGCGCTGCTGTGGAGCAACCAGGGCGCTCTCAACTTGGTCCTGCAGGATCACCACTTCAGCGTCTTCGTGTCCGAGGATGAAGGCTTCAACTCGGTGGTCAGCCTCATCATCGACATGATCTCCAGCTTGGAGAAACATCTCGTGGACGCTTCCCATTCCATTGCGGAACATGGATTGAGGTACATATTCTTGATGAACAACTGTGATTTCATCACGCAGCAGGTCAGATCCTTGGACCTTCCGGCCTGGTTTCCGTCAGACGACAGCAAGATTCAGGGCTACATAGATGCATACCTGCACGCCTCTTGGACACCGGTGCTGTCTTGTTTGTACGTCGACATACCTTTCGGTCCGCGAAGATACGCGTCGCTATCCAAATTTGAGTCACAATTCAATACTATTTGTGACTCGCATAGGCTCTGGAAGGTTCCAGATCCTGAGCTTAGGAAGAGGTTGCGCAAAGCCATCATCGAGAAAGTCATTCCATGGTATGCCAGGTATTTGGAGCAGCGAGCAGCGACAGGGAGGAGAACCACATCCCGCAGCAGTACCCCACATCAACTGCAGGAAGTCCTAGAAGAACTGTTTGAAGGATAAATAGCAACGACTGCTAGGCTTTTTCTTTCTATCtatctttttctttctttcagttGGATGATTTAAGACGCCAAAAGTCCAGCTCTATGTGTCTGCGGCTCGAGCCAAGCTCTCAATATCTGTCAGTTTAATTTGCACGAATCATTTGTGTTTATTACTCAACTCTGCTATGAAATAGTTTTTTTTAACGAACGGCACGAGATTGTGCACGTTTTTATTAATAAAGAATAGTGTTAAGTAGTGACCAAAAGACACAGCACGAAAAGTACAAAACAATTACATAATTATACCAGAGGTAAAAGCGTCACAAGGTGCTTAGCACCTGCGACATCCCGCAGCCTTGCCTCTGTCTTAATTGCTGCTAGCCACTAGCAAGTCTGCCACTAACCTCTCTTGCCTTTGAAAAATGCGGTTGTTCCTTTCCAACTAAATTTGCCAGACCATGGAGCGCGTACCTTTTTGGCACACCGAATGGGCCGACCATGAACCACCACAGCTTGATCGAAGTGGAATCCGTCTAGGTAGCTGGAGATAAAGGGCCGATGGAGAGTCAGGATGCCAGGGCGTCCCAAATTCTCCTCGAGTAGCGGCAACCAGCAATAACGTGATGAGATGTCTCGGGGTGCCACCTACATAGCAGACAATAAGGACTATGCAGCCATCCACGTGTTGCGAGCCCATCAGAGGTTCAAACCCGGTTGCAATGATAAACCAAGCAAAGAGTTTATTTTTAGATGACCCATATGGTTTCCAAATAAGGGAGATTGAAACAAGTGTGACCTATAAATTAAATCTGGTAAGAGACCGTAGAATATTCACCCGAGGCGTTGTATATCCAATAAATACGATCCTCCATGTTCTGCACCAAGAAGACCGAACCGGCAAAGGACCAGAGGTCCACAAGCTGCTTTAGGTGATCAACCGTGTGGATCCCGTGGAGATCAATGCGGCTCACACACGCGCTACCAGTGAAGGCCTCCCGAATAGAGAGCCTGCGGTTATAGAAGACAGTGACAAGATGTCAGGCGCAATGTCCTTAGTTTGTGGACCGTTGACCATAAAATAGATTTTAAGATTGATGATTAAAATAGAATGCCAAAGAGGCATGTACATAACTGTGAAAAAGAGCGGAACGGATAGGAAGAAGGCTCTACCATTTTAGTTCCATATTTCTCTATCGGAAATGAAATTGCTATGGTATCGCTAGAAACGAGAAGAGTGTCAAGATTTTGGTAGTGCCGAACAGGACGCTATATGATCGAAAGTATATCGATAATAATCAGAATTTAACAAAACAATAACTTAAAAATAATAAACTTATCAAAACATAGAATATGACACAAGCCATACAAGTATAACTTGCTCCAGATCCGGCAAATTAACTAACGATTAAGGCAAACATTATTTTAATCATGTCGATGACATATAGTAACATACATTTGTATTACTTTAATTAAACATATTCACTTGTTTGGATAAAGCTGGGTTGGGTTAAAGTTTTGAGTGGGACACATATTTTTATGAGAAAAACAAAAACAACATTTTAGGCAATATAATCATTGCCCATCTCATGACTCTCTCCAATAATCTATACTACTCCTTAACAGCTCAAGGAGGACGTCCACCAAGTCATCACCGTGCCCCCGCCTACCCTAGCCCCATCTGCGATCCCTCAGCCATCATCACGCCGATCCCCAGCCATCATCGCCCCGCTGCGCGCGACAGTGCCATGCCCCCGCCCCCATCTGTGATCCCCTGTCACCACGCCGACCCCCCCCTGCCGTCACCACCCCACCGCGCGCAGCACGGCGAAGATGACGCGGTGAGGCCGTTCCCCCGCCCCCACAACGCTGAAGCCCCGAGACAGCGCCCTTCACCACCCCCTCCGCGCCCGCCCCCGAGATTGCCGCACGCCGTGGCTGGAGTTCCGCGCCCCCTACACCCTCCCACACGATATCACCGCCGATTTGTCCTGCCAGGAGGTCCTGACCCCACCACCCAGATGCCCTTGTGCACGCCGCCGATTTTGCCTGCCTGAACTCCCCACTGCCCCCATTTATTCTCTGCCATGATGCGCGGGCTCAGGAGGATGTTCGTGGCGCACAAAGGCAAGAGATGGGCACACAGGGATGAGCTGCCGACGAAGCCCCCGTTTTTTCCCTACTCGGTCTAACTCGACATTTGACGAGCTGTCGACGAAGCCGCGCGACACGCCATCTTTCGGTTGCCTGCCTGTTTTGCTGGCCTCCTCCACTCCGGCTTCCTCCAAGGAGAATGGCACACACCCGTACGTTTGGCCCACCTGGACGGGTGGTGGCCGGCCGCCGCTGCCCTGCCCTGCGCAGCCTCGATCTGTCTGTCGGCCCGGCGTTCGCGCCTGGGTGTGTGGACGTCGACTGGCCCGTGTTCCCAGCCTGCCGGCCAGACGGACCCGGTCGTCGTGGCAATCATTCCGAGAGGCTCCGGCCGCGAATCCTGCCGGTCCGCCGGACAAGACCAACCTGTTCTTCTTACGCTTGTCTCAAGTTTGTTTGTCCTGTCATCTGGGACTGGGGGTACATGCTGTCAAGCTGACCAATTTCGCCTGCCTGAACTCCCCACTGCCCCCATTTCTTCTCTGCCATGATGCGTGGGCTCAGGAGGATGTTCGTGGCGCACAACGGCAAAAGACGGGCACACAGGGATGAGCAGGGCACTGCCTTTGCCTCTACATCTACATCTGTCAGCCCAAACATATGAGCTGCTAGGTATCATGTTCTTTTTTCCATGTTTATCTATCCCTCACCTATGTGGATATTGTGCCAGTGTTTGTGCAGCTGGTTATCAGCGAGATCGACTCGTCGGCCACTACCTTGCTGCAGGCCGTGAAGCTGCTCGCGCTGCACCTCACTGGAGACAAGGTTAGTGAGCTGGATCTGAACTATGTCGCCTCTGATCTGCCTTTAATCATGCTCTGCTGGTCTAGATCTGGGTCGTTGGTATAGGAGTCGTTGTGGTAGTAGAGTTAGATCTGTTACTGCTTAACTAAGTATTATGGTCTGAGTTAGATCCCGTGCATCCTGTGCATTGCTAGATGTTACGGAGTGACATGCTGATAGTCGGTTGCTACAACCATTTTAATTGAAAGCATGAACTCGTTTGCACCATGGATACTATGATCTTGTGTTTTCTGTTTTGAATGGGTTTCCATAAAACTAACAATCATTTGATAATGTATATTTTTTCACTGCTGTTAAAATTACCCTCTCCTTACCATGAAGGCATAGGGTTTACTTTTAGTCATGACTTGTTCACCATCTATTAATGAAAAAAAATGATAGGACGCTGGTAAAATTAGTGGAACAACTTGGACCGAGGAAGTGGTCTTACATAGCACAACTGCTGCCAGCAAGAGTGGGGAAGCGATACAGAGAAAGATGGCACAACCATTTGAGGCCAAACATCAAGGTAAACTTCTTCCTTAATTAGTTCAACTTTTTTCAGTCTGAGGACATCCTTCGCTTTGACGTAGATGACACATAACCAATTACCAATACGGTTCCATTGCTTCTCAATCTGTAGTGAAGATAAAGTATGTGTTCTTTTCAATTTGTTTATCCAGTTCTCTGATTTTTTATCTTAACACTTTCAGTAATATTTGGAATGGTCATAAGTCAAACTAAACTTCCCCAGCGACAGCGATTCAACGAACAAGAACCAAGCCAACAGTTATGCAGTATAGAAATCTACTCCCAGTCCCCGGGAGTTTGATTAGAAATCATGAATGTTCAGTACCTAGCTCAGTTTTTATTAGCAGTGTAGTGAGACCAAGAGCATGAGGCTTCAAAGAGGAAATTTGTTTAAGGCATAATAGGTTATATTCTTGTTGTCTACTAACATCAGATGCATTCGTTGATGTCTTGATGAGCTGTAGCAGGTTAATCTCTATATCTATGTCACAACATCATCAACTTCACTCTTCACTTGATGCGCTAATGTTACCTGTACCGATCTTCTACAGGGTACCAACTTATAGTGCCTCCTGTACCGATCATCGTCAAGGGAGTGCTATAGGAGGAGGTTAAGGTGAGTTTTGTCACGACTAACGGTGAGCCCATGACTGCGGTCGCGTCGAAGCTGGTCTGGTGGAACATCGTGGAGCAGATGACGATGACGCCGACATCCTGCGCCTCTGCTATGACGCTGCCGACCAGGACGCGACCCCTCCGTCGTGCGCGCTCTACAAGTCTGGATCCATCATTGTGCTCAGCAGGACTGACTTCCTTAGGCCAGACATGGTATGATTCTTGCCCCCGTCTTCTTATCTATACTGCTTATCATTTCTAATCCATCCATGGGCTTAATGTTTCTTGATTTCTCTATATTTTTTCTCCTTGCCTAGCTTTTGCTTTTGCAGTTAAGGTGCCTTAAAATATGTTTGGATTTTGGTTTGTAAAATATTAGGTCACCAGCTTTCTTTAGATAATTTGTCACTCGCCCTCTAAATATTCTTAGACACCAGGAGCTCGATTAGATCATGAGCGTAGTAGGCATTTCTATGACATATTAACTTAGAAATTTCCCTAACAATTTACCATTCAGTGAATCTATTTAAGGCTTACTTCAGTCTAAAGCACTCTTAGCTAGATCTTTTACTTTCAACCGTAGACTATTTTGAATGAGCTGATGCTCCACCAATTCTTTTGTAGCCTCCTTGCTCGACTCATGATGAAAACCAAGATGTAATATGCCACAAACCTAATAGCGTAAACAGGTAAATGTAAGAGCAGCATAAAATAATTTCGGCTTGCATTTTCTGTGTTACCTCCAATAGTACACTTAAATGTAAACATAAAATTAAACAGACCATGGTTTCTTCGCCCCATATGTGTTCACATGCAAAAACATGCCATTTCAATTCGTTCACAGCCCATGTTTCATCAACCCATATGCAGGTGTGAAAAAATGCATAACAAATTCCGATTGTTTTTTGTATCAATAACTGTATATTTTGTGAATCACAAATCATATGGATTTCAATCCTTATACATAGGTAGTTCCTCTACAAGGATGATTCAGGCCAAATAGAAGTCGCGACAGGGAGGCTGACGTGGCAGCGAAGAACAACATAAGTCCTAGAGTAAAATTTTGATTGTGTCGTGGGCGATGGCGTCTAGCAGAACTGCAGAAGGGCGGCATCTAGCAGAAGGTAAGGCGATGTCTGAATGGCGGATGGGCCTGCAAGAGATTTGCTGGGCTGGCGTAACACAGTTTGGGGGAACCAAAATTGTCCCTGTTTGTAGCTACAAAATAGGAATTTTTTTGGGGCTATGAAAAGTTGGGGAAGGTTTGAGAGCCCTGTTGGAGGCTTGAATTTTCATGTTCCCTTTAATTCTAGGTTAGGGGGCATTTTAAGAgacctcttggagatgctcttaggctACATTAGCAGCGTCCATAAAGGCCTTATTTGTTTCATCCCGAAACCAGGATTGAGGAGGATTTTGACTTATAACGGATTTAACCCCCCTCAATTATTATGGGTTTGAAACAAAATGAATAGGGCCTAAATAAAAAACTTCCTGATATGCTTGTTATTGTTTGACTACATTTAGCACCACCTATTTTGATTTTTATTGCTATCATTTTAAAGGTATGTGTAAACATCCACTTTTAGTGATGCTAAGAAAAAATTGGTCCTAGAGTAACATTGTATTGGTTGTTGacaaaaaatgtgagaaattgatGTCAATAATAATATATGTGTTGTTTGTTTACATGTACTCATTGTGTACTAATATTTTATCATATAATTTGTttgtcgtcgcaacgcacgggcgttTACCTAGTGACCCTTAAAGAGTCGTGTACCCTATATTTAGGAGAAATTTCTCTCCTTTATCCCTTCAAGAGCG is a genomic window of Zea mays cultivar B73 chromosome 5, Zm-B73-REFERENCE-NAM-5.0, whole genome shotgun sequence containing:
- the LOC103626750 gene encoding uncharacterized protein — translated: MNYGSSTPRRLAAVPESVELDSFATSLLWQSSYRDTIRSVSIGAGRSARFYPRSDGDAERASSFSSSASSTSLLAASYSGSGLSSTDGMSSFRGWGTAGFNGVHELRGIALQMLNDGYIRGIIQAFSGGSSVEANGGGPDHEKLIVERWLSELDVEWILHLGANSAVGQGWSESPSIFMEEGAERRRGAIMAREMEDEEPLLGSPTTSSTLHTGEGKGEDMVQLHLDLDLDLESLRDLMERWIRALLVMVHVLFITYLELRAKRSTVGGVRTVRKTIRYIQMLIGVATPGATGETASSQEEEVTLFARFAEVSVLRMLTFVDAVCHAVPTYYWAPEALPGMLQVYACVADASPTVLALFKQAASSTTVFEGMNAAFLRKRTNLSNTIWSLMGMVRASFFTEDCCRISLESSGPGVHETTRLMMNYIALLWSNQGALNLVLQDHHFSVFVSEDEGFNSVVSLIIDMISSLEKHLVDASHSIAEHGLRYIFLMNNCDFITQQVRSLDLPAWFPSDDSKIQGYIDAYLHASWTPVLSCLYVDIPFGPRRYASLSKFESQFNTICDSHRLWKVPDPELRKRLRKAIIEKVIPWYARYLEQRAATGRRTTSRSSTPHQLQEVLEELFEG